One Pecten maximus chromosome 16, xPecMax1.1, whole genome shotgun sequence DNA window includes the following coding sequences:
- the LOC117345427 gene encoding uncharacterized protein LOC117345427, protein MMWQYCWAHNSYHLIRWFPQNNRVKIFVVMMVLTLTLLVPQIYVLLLPTTSRWCEQPLLQLLIVSIIFSFITIGFTFLFMLMIPVPRELKIVFHIFGIMCFVEGLVAVVYTSKAGNCQSTTEELYYMSLAIAWVTCASLIFFLIMIPFWIINTVKRNSMVDRRSQGRESAMNQ, encoded by the exons ATGATGTGGCAATACTGTTGGGCTCACAACTCTTATCACCTCATACGATGGTTTCCTCAAAACAATCGGGTCAAAAT ATTTGTCGTGATGATGGTGCTAACGCTGACCCTGTTGGTACCCCAGATATATGTTCTACTACTACCCACTACATCTCGTTGGTGTGAGCAACCCCTTCTTCAACTTCTCATTGTCTCCATCATCTTCTCATTTATAACCATTG GTTTCACCTTCCTCTTTATGCTGATGATTCCAGTCCCTCGGGAGTTGAAAATTGTGTTTCACATATTCGGGATCATGTGTTTTGTGGAAGGATTGGTAGCAGTTGTTTATACTTCTAAGGCAGGCAACTGT CAATCTACAACAGAAGAGCTATACTACATGTCTCTGGCCATTGCTTGGGTCACCTGTGCTTCCCtca TATTTTTTTTGATCATGATACCATTCTGGATTATCAACACGGTGAAGCGGAATAGCATGGTTGACCGTCGTTCACAAGGCAGGGAGTCTGCTATGAACCAGTGA